Proteins from a single region of Paenibacillus sp. BIHB 4019:
- a CDS encoding NAD-dependent malic enzyme — translation MTVKANVSGGTSIIIRLEIAKDVVTFGQIATAIGDAGGDVIAIDVAKSGKATTIRDITVHVSDHKHSDSIVSAVKKLAGIKVLHVSDQTFLIHLGGKIEMVPKMPIKNREDLSRVYTPGVARVCMAIHEDPRKAHSLTIKRNTVAVVSDGSAVLGLGNIGPEAAMPVMEGKAMLFKQLAGVDAFPICLNTQSTEEIIQIVKALAPTFGGINLEDISSPRCFEIENRLIEELDIPVFHDDQHGTAVVLLAGLLNAVKVVKKELGRCKVVVCGIGAAGIACTKMLLAAGVTNVIGVDRQGAIVRGQNYDNPAWQWFAEHTNPEGRSGALSEVISGADIFIGLSGPKVLSVGDVQNMASDPIVFAMANPTPEIPPEEAEPYVRVMATGRSDYPNQINNVLCFPGLFRGVLDCRASRITEEMKLAAASAIASVVTEEELNESYIIPSVFNQHVVEKVREAVIAAAYQSGVARRSLSQETTNEAAEARLQEEFA, via the coding sequence ATGACGGTAAAGGCTAATGTAAGTGGGGGCACAAGTATTATTATTAGGCTGGAGATCGCCAAGGATGTGGTGACGTTCGGGCAGATCGCGACAGCAATCGGCGATGCCGGCGGGGATGTTATTGCGATCGATGTCGCGAAATCCGGCAAAGCGACGACGATTCGGGATATTACGGTTCACGTGAGCGATCATAAGCATTCCGACTCCATTGTAAGCGCTGTCAAAAAATTGGCAGGCATCAAAGTATTGCATGTTTCCGACCAAACCTTTCTGATCCATCTCGGCGGGAAAATCGAAATGGTGCCGAAAATGCCGATCAAAAACCGCGAGGATTTATCGCGCGTTTATACGCCGGGCGTGGCGCGAGTTTGCATGGCGATCCACGAGGACCCGAGAAAAGCGCATTCGCTGACGATCAAGCGCAACACGGTTGCGGTCGTTTCCGATGGCTCCGCGGTGCTCGGACTTGGCAATATCGGGCCGGAGGCGGCGATGCCGGTTATGGAAGGCAAAGCGATGCTGTTTAAGCAATTGGCCGGTGTAGATGCGTTTCCCATTTGCTTGAATACGCAGAGCACCGAAGAAATTATTCAAATTGTCAAAGCGCTCGCGCCGACGTTCGGCGGCATCAATCTAGAGGATATTTCGTCGCCGCGCTGTTTTGAAATCGAGAACCGGTTGATCGAGGAACTGGATATCCCCGTTTTCCATGATGACCAGCATGGGACGGCGGTCGTCCTGCTAGCAGGATTGCTGAACGCCGTCAAAGTGGTGAAAAAAGAGCTCGGCCGCTGCAAGGTAGTCGTATGCGGCATCGGAGCGGCGGGCATCGCCTGCACCAAAATGCTGCTGGCCGCCGGGGTGACCAACGTTATCGGCGTTGATCGGCAAGGCGCTATCGTGCGGGGGCAAAACTATGACAATCCTGCGTGGCAATGGTTTGCCGAGCATACGAATCCCGAGGGCCGAAGCGGCGCATTGAGCGAAGTAATCAGCGGCGCCGATATATTCATCGGACTGTCCGGGCCTAAGGTGCTCAGTGTGGGCGATGTGCAAAATATGGCCAGCGATCCGATCGTTTTCGCCATGGCGAATCCGACGCCGGAAATTCCGCCGGAAGAAGCGGAGCCGTACGTCCGCGTGATGGCAACCGGAAGGTCGGATTACCCGAATCAGATCAACAATGTGCTTTGCTTCCCGGGCTTGTTCCGCGGCGTCCTCGACTGCCGCGCCTCGCGAATTACGGAGGAGATGAAGCTGGCCGCGGCAAGCGCGATCGCTTCCGTCGTTACGGAAGAGGAGCTGAATGAATCCTACATTATTCCAAGCGTATTTAACCAACACGTTGTGGAAAAAGTGCGGGAAGCCGTCATTGCCGCAGCCTACCAGTCGGGCGTAGCGCGCCGGAGCCTCAGCCAAGAGACTACGAACGAGGCGGCCGAAGCGCGGCTCCAGGAAGAATTTGCATGA
- a CDS encoding YitT family protein — protein sequence MNEHLKNGAAILVGSAIMGFGINYFNAANGLAEGGITGASLLLKYMFGWDAGVTNFLLNLPLFFIGWKALGGRSLAYTVFATLMFSFFVYVFRDFHFVMSDLLLASLYAGVTVGVGLGLVFRFGGTSGGTDILAQVLKKYWGWPVGRSVFMFDCATIVLSLIYLDRERAMYTIVAVFVGTRVLDYVMEGSGRGKAAIIITSHADQISALIHTEMQRGTTFFHGKGGYSDAEKKIIYCVVSRSEVGRLKKLVHDTDRYAFVTVHDVVEVFGEGFNSLREKE from the coding sequence ATGAACGAGCATTTGAAAAACGGTGCTGCCATCCTCGTCGGCTCGGCGATTATGGGCTTTGGCATCAACTATTTCAATGCAGCTAACGGGCTGGCCGAGGGTGGTATTACCGGAGCCAGCTTATTGCTGAAATATATGTTTGGCTGGGATGCAGGGGTAACCAATTTTTTGCTTAACCTCCCGCTTTTTTTTATTGGCTGGAAGGCGCTCGGAGGGCGTTCTTTAGCTTATACCGTTTTTGCAACGTTGATGTTCTCGTTTTTTGTATACGTCTTTCGGGACTTTCATTTTGTTATGAGCGATCTGCTGCTGGCTTCCTTGTATGCCGGCGTGACGGTCGGCGTCGGTTTGGGCCTTGTTTTCCGGTTTGGCGGGACGAGCGGCGGAACGGATATTTTGGCGCAGGTGCTCAAAAAGTATTGGGGATGGCCTGTCGGAAGAAGCGTTTTTATGTTCGATTGCGCCACTATTGTGCTGTCGCTTATTTATTTGGATCGGGAACGGGCGATGTATACGATTGTGGCCGTTTTCGTGGGCACGCGGGTGCTTGACTACGTCATGGAAGGCTCGGGAAGAGGCAAAGCGGCGATCATCATTACGAGCCATGCCGATCAAATATCGGCCCTCATTCATACGGAAATGCAGCGAGGCACGACGTTTTTCCATGGGAAAGGCGGTTACAGCGATGCCGAGAAAAAAATTATTTACTGCGTCGTCAGCCGCTCCGAAGTAGGCCGGCTCAAAAAGCTGGTCCACGATACGGACCGCTACGCCTTTGTTACCGTTCACGACGTCGTCGAAGTGTTCGGAGAGGGGTTCAACTCGCTGCGGGAAAAAGAGTGA
- a CDS encoding tautomerase family protein, producing MPFVRVSYLENKYDEPQLSAISQVIMGALMEHFHVPEDDFFQVFHGHRASEFYYSPHYLNIRRTDELLFIQITLKSGRSTVQKQHFYKKVAQRLESGLAIREEDVFIMLVGTELEDWTFGSGIAQMISPPEAIASNVRQTFGAIAPAFVQYSEELLFGEVWKREQLSPRDRSLLTISALVAGGSTEQLPFHIRLGRQHGLTEEQVVEALTHLAFYAGWPRAAAAIQAAKQLFQEKS from the coding sequence ATGCCATTCGTCAGAGTCAGTTATTTGGAAAATAAATATGATGAGCCACAGCTGTCAGCCATTAGCCAGGTCATTATGGGCGCGCTTATGGAGCATTTCCATGTGCCGGAGGACGATTTTTTTCAAGTATTCCATGGGCATCGGGCAAGCGAATTTTATTATAGTCCCCATTATTTAAATATTAGGCGGACCGATGAGTTGCTTTTTATCCAAATTACTTTGAAATCTGGTAGAAGCACGGTGCAAAAGCAGCATTTTTATAAAAAGGTAGCGCAGCGTTTGGAGAGCGGGCTGGCCATTCGCGAGGAAGATGTATTCATCATGCTCGTCGGGACGGAACTGGAAGATTGGACGTTCGGCAGCGGGATCGCCCAAATGATTAGCCCTCCAGAAGCGATCGCTTCAAATGTCCGGCAAACGTTCGGAGCTATAGCGCCTGCTTTTGTCCAATATTCGGAGGAGCTGCTCTTCGGAGAGGTTTGGAAAAGAGAGCAGCTGTCGCCTCGGGATCGCAGCCTGCTTACGATATCTGCATTAGTGGCCGGCGGATCGACGGAGCAGCTGCCCTTCCATATTCGTCTAGGGAGGCAGCATGGCTTGACGGAGGAACAGGTCGTAGAGGCATTAACCCATCTTGCTTTTTACGCAGGCTGGCCGCGTGCCGCAGCTGCTATCCAAGCGGCGAAGCAGCTGTTTCAAGAAAAGAGTTGA
- a CDS encoding LuxR C-terminal-related transcriptional regulator, with amino-acid sequence MASIKLHIPPIRSSLVFRPKLMGKLDEGMKAKLTVVSAQAGYGKTTALSGWAKLCSSPVAWVSLDVHDNDWIAFWSYVAASIQTRIAGFAPSLRALIEKGPSVSAEPAMSMLLNELAGLDSELSIILDDFQFIELPSIQHSFIYLLEHLPAHIHIYIASRNELSIPTARLRAKGEFHQIKMPDLRFELEEGFVFFRDLTELHLTKEQVALLCLQTEGWISGLQLAAISLKQSGNIPESIEQFNGHHRHISDYLLEEVFSQLPIQLRDFLLETSILQRLNASICEAVTGYADSQEQLEKIERLNLFIIPLDEQRGWYRYHHLLSDFLQQQLLREKPDKKLQAHIRAAQWLESQGLEQVAVEHFLQGQQYSDAVRLMEKNLIAFMQTKSVVLNRWLSVLPESTFADKPMVEMFYISVLLGVGEWNAAFRKIEQARIRFASLKEQLAEADWKRAMGNIYFFCSIVSYLHKDLKLTSNDLEQMEQYMPEGSFFQTMGRNRYQGYDAFDDHLAFINDFHAAGAFLLRWIKAWEHKKQYPFIGFLNVSYSKLLYEWNRLDEASFYANQALGRDDIKPFARIMIHLAVSASQIEQAKGNSERAAELLMQLKSHIDSPDAVLFHLRIEAEQARLALRQGFIQEAQNWLHHCGMLHTDEVSLGRVPEHLILARVLAACGRPGDALHLLGRLLQLLSAEDRLRDRIKSIILQSLIFEQMGRMDAALAHLEEALRLAEPQGYIRSFIDEGERMVLLLIAYTKARNANKNVKEQWEPVVTLEYVRELLLALNVEAGEKQQVKMILTEQEIRVLRLIADGLENKEIAAKLGNASETIKWHIKSIYRKLGVSNRVQALQVAREFNILLP; translated from the coding sequence ATGGCAAGCATTAAACTTCATATTCCTCCCATTCGCAGCTCTTTAGTATTTCGGCCGAAGCTGATGGGCAAGCTCGACGAGGGAATGAAAGCGAAGCTGACCGTCGTTTCCGCGCAGGCTGGCTATGGGAAAACAACAGCCTTGAGCGGGTGGGCGAAATTATGCAGCTCGCCAGTAGCATGGGTTTCACTGGATGTTCATGATAATGACTGGATTGCCTTTTGGAGCTATGTGGCAGCGTCCATTCAAACCCGTATTGCTGGGTTTGCTCCTTCCCTTCGAGCCTTGATCGAGAAAGGGCCATCGGTATCCGCAGAGCCTGCGATGAGCATGCTGCTGAATGAGCTTGCTGGCTTGGATAGCGAGCTTTCCATCATTCTTGACGATTTTCAATTTATTGAACTGCCATCTATTCAGCATTCTTTCATTTATTTGCTGGAGCACTTGCCTGCCCATATTCATATATATATCGCCAGCCGCAATGAACTTTCCATTCCTACAGCAAGGCTGCGGGCAAAAGGGGAATTTCATCAAATCAAGATGCCCGATTTGCGGTTTGAGCTGGAGGAAGGGTTTGTTTTTTTTCGCGATTTGACGGAGCTGCATTTAACGAAAGAACAGGTGGCGCTGCTGTGCCTCCAGACGGAGGGTTGGATCAGCGGATTGCAGCTAGCTGCCATTTCCTTAAAGCAGAGCGGCAATATTCCGGAATCGATTGAGCAGTTTAATGGGCATCACCGCCATATTTCGGACTATTTGCTGGAGGAAGTATTTAGTCAGCTCCCGATTCAACTGCGCGATTTTCTACTGGAAACGTCTATTTTACAAAGGTTGAACGCTTCTATATGCGAGGCGGTAACGGGCTATGCCGACAGCCAGGAGCAATTGGAGAAAATCGAACGATTGAACTTATTTATTATCCCGCTTGACGAGCAGCGCGGCTGGTATCGGTATCATCATTTGCTTTCGGATTTTTTGCAGCAGCAGCTGCTGAGGGAAAAGCCGGATAAAAAGCTGCAAGCGCACATTCGCGCTGCACAATGGCTGGAGAGCCAAGGGCTTGAGCAGGTGGCAGTTGAGCATTTTTTGCAGGGCCAGCAGTATAGCGATGCCGTACGTTTAATGGAGAAAAATCTCATTGCTTTCATGCAAACGAAGAGCGTTGTATTAAATAGATGGCTGTCCGTCTTGCCGGAAAGCACCTTTGCAGATAAGCCGATGGTCGAAATGTTTTATATTTCGGTCCTGCTCGGGGTGGGAGAATGGAACGCCGCTTTCCGCAAAATAGAACAAGCCCGAATTCGCTTTGCTTCTTTGAAAGAGCAATTAGCTGAAGCGGATTGGAAGCGGGCAATGGGCAATATATATTTCTTTTGCTCCATCGTTTCCTATTTACATAAAGATCTCAAGCTGACTTCGAATGATTTGGAGCAAATGGAGCAATACATGCCCGAGGGCAGTTTTTTTCAAACGATGGGACGCAATCGCTATCAAGGCTATGATGCCTTTGACGACCACTTGGCATTTATAAACGATTTTCATGCGGCGGGCGCATTTTTACTGAGATGGATTAAAGCATGGGAGCATAAAAAACAATACCCGTTTATCGGCTTCCTCAACGTGTCGTACAGCAAATTGCTTTATGAATGGAATCGGTTGGATGAAGCTTCGTTTTATGCGAATCAGGCACTTGGACGCGACGATATTAAGCCTTTTGCCCGAATTATGATTCATTTAGCGGTTAGCGCTTCACAAATCGAGCAGGCCAAGGGAAATAGTGAACGGGCCGCGGAGCTGCTCATGCAGCTAAAGTCGCATATCGATTCTCCCGATGCGGTTTTGTTCCATTTGCGAATTGAGGCGGAGCAAGCTCGGCTTGCTTTGCGGCAAGGCTTCATCCAAGAGGCGCAAAATTGGCTCCATCATTGCGGCATGCTGCATACGGACGAAGTATCGCTAGGCCGTGTGCCTGAGCATCTCATATTGGCCAGAGTGCTTGCTGCCTGCGGCAGGCCGGGCGATGCGCTGCATTTGCTGGGGAGGCTGCTCCAGCTGTTGAGCGCGGAGGATCGGCTGCGCGACCGCATAAAAAGCATAATTTTGCAAAGCTTAATCTTTGAGCAAATGGGCCGGATGGATGCTGCGCTTGCACATCTGGAGGAAGCGCTGCGGCTTGCCGAGCCGCAAGGCTACATTCGCAGCTTCATTGATGAAGGCGAGCGGATGGTACTACTTCTCATCGCTTATACAAAGGCTAGAAATGCAAATAAGAACGTTAAAGAGCAGTGGGAGCCTGTTGTAACGCTGGAATATGTAAGGGAGCTGCTTCTTGCTTTGAATGTGGAAGCAGGAGAGAAGCAGCAGGTGAAAATGATTTTAACGGAACAGGAAATACGGGTGCTGCGGCTCATTGCTGATGGCTTGGAGAATAAGGAAATTGCTGCCAAGCTGGGCAATGCGAGCGAGACGATAAAGTGGCATATTAAGAGCATATATAGAAAGCTTGGTGTGAGCAATCGCGTCCAGGCGCTGCAGGTTGCTAGGGAATTTAATATTTTGCTGCCCTAA
- a CDS encoding SWIM zinc finger family protein — protein MLEISASYVDSLAPNAAAIKNGQGLVKKNSFVQLNRSEDGELLFGQCAGSGKSNYDCSVDFIVLEKPTFRCTCPSRQFPCKHGLGLLYAYTDGLSFEVAPIPEDIISKREKAEKRVENKAQKENSDEPPKPKKVNKTALKKKIASQLEGLDVLEKLILSLIRSGLGTIDSKMLKAIQEHVKQLGNYYLSGAQIELRRFALLLADQRDREASYTDAAEQLTRLHAFIKKGRAYLLSKLEDPELALDYTSTMEEWLGHAWQLTELKEFGLVTEQAELLQLAFYSYDDDARQEFVDVGYWLETASGEIHRTVQYRPRKAAKHMREDDSFFEVARVPSLYKYPGDMNARVRFEEMAPRAVTAADLANVASKANGTYAEAVKRVKNQLKNPLSDKSPVMLLHAAKVGATESGQFALIDEAGGQLVLEDVAALPQGTVSLLPYLNDTQLKDCCVLVMFEHRMDQGRLAAQPLTIIKGENITRLLY, from the coding sequence TTGCTTGAAATTTCAGCATCCTATGTCGATTCGCTTGCTCCGAATGCTGCCGCAATCAAGAACGGGCAAGGACTTGTTAAGAAAAACAGCTTTGTGCAATTAAACCGTTCTGAAGATGGAGAGCTTTTATTTGGGCAATGCGCAGGCAGCGGCAAGTCCAACTATGATTGCTCGGTTGACTTTATCGTCCTAGAGAAGCCGACTTTTCGCTGCACATGCCCTAGCCGCCAATTTCCTTGCAAGCATGGCTTAGGCTTGTTGTATGCGTACACGGATGGATTGTCCTTTGAAGTGGCGCCCATTCCTGAAGATATTATAAGCAAACGCGAAAAAGCAGAAAAACGCGTTGAAAATAAAGCACAAAAGGAAAATAGTGATGAGCCGCCTAAACCGAAGAAGGTGAACAAGACAGCCCTGAAGAAAAAAATAGCTTCCCAGCTAGAGGGGCTTGATGTGCTGGAAAAGCTCATTCTTTCGCTCATTCGCAGCGGCCTTGGCACCATCGACAGCAAAATGCTTAAAGCTATCCAAGAGCACGTTAAGCAATTGGGCAACTATTATTTGTCGGGCGCGCAGATTGAGCTGCGGCGGTTTGCGCTGCTGCTCGCCGATCAACGCGACCGGGAAGCAAGTTATACCGATGCGGCGGAACAGCTGACCAGGCTGCATGCTTTTATCAAGAAAGGCCGAGCTTATCTGCTCTCCAAGCTGGAAGATCCGGAGCTTGCGCTGGACTATACGTCAACAATGGAGGAGTGGCTGGGCCATGCCTGGCAGTTAACCGAGCTGAAGGAATTTGGCCTTGTAACAGAACAAGCAGAGCTGCTGCAGTTGGCCTTCTACAGCTATGACGATGATGCCCGACAAGAGTTTGTAGATGTCGGCTATTGGCTTGAAACGGCTAGCGGCGAAATTCACCGCACCGTGCAATATCGCCCCCGCAAAGCGGCAAAGCATATGCGCGAGGATGACAGCTTTTTTGAAGTCGCTCGTGTGCCTTCCTTATACAAGTATCCAGGGGATATGAACGCCCGGGTGCGCTTTGAGGAAATGGCGCCGAGAGCTGTGACAGCTGCTGATTTGGCGAACGTAGCTTCCAAGGCGAACGGCACTTATGCAGAAGCAGTCAAGCGTGTAAAGAACCAGCTGAAAAACCCGCTCAGCGACAAGTCGCCTGTTATGCTGCTGCACGCCGCCAAAGTCGGAGCAACCGAAAGCGGACAGTTCGCGCTAATAGACGAAGCGGGAGGACAGCTTGTGCTGGAGGATGTTGCAGCGCTGCCGCAAGGTACCGTATCTCTCCTGCCTTACCTGAATGACACTCAGCTGAAGGACTGCTGCGTTCTGGTCATGTTTGAGCACCGGATGGACCAAGGGCGGCTTGCTGCCCAGCCGCTGACTATCATAAAGGGTGAAAATATAACCCGGCTTTTATACTAG
- a CDS encoding AAA family ATPase produces the protein MTTDQEQLQDMMRLPAEVLYSHELEALRKADKGKIPAGWQMSPRSVLTFIIGGKAGKTVITPKYIGNTRLIEMAIATLVTDRALLLIGEPGTAKSWLSENLAAAIYGNSGLVVQGTAGTSEEQVRYSWNYAMLLANGPTPEALVKSPIMRAMEDGGIARFEEISRCASEVQDALISILSEKTISVPELGKETSARKGFSIIATANTRDRGVNEMSAALKRRFNIIVLPAPSDLETELEIVKKRVGEIAASYELEASLPADEALLKVVTIFRELRSGMTLDKKEKLKSPAGVISTAEAISLLTNSMALAASFGSGELTDSDLAAGLQGAIVKDDDKDKLVWKEYLDNVMKKRGAEWRNLYQACKEMNE, from the coding sequence ATGACAACAGATCAAGAACAGCTTCAGGATATGATGCGGCTGCCGGCAGAAGTTTTGTACAGCCATGAGCTGGAGGCGCTGCGCAAGGCGGACAAAGGAAAAATTCCGGCAGGCTGGCAAATGTCGCCGCGCTCGGTGCTGACGTTCATCATTGGCGGCAAAGCCGGCAAGACGGTCATCACGCCTAAATATATTGGCAATACCCGCTTAATCGAGATGGCGATTGCTACGCTTGTTACGGACCGCGCCTTGCTGTTAATAGGGGAGCCGGGCACCGCCAAATCATGGCTGTCGGAAAATTTGGCTGCTGCGATCTATGGCAATTCCGGGTTGGTCGTGCAGGGAACCGCCGGAACGAGCGAGGAGCAGGTGCGTTATTCTTGGAACTATGCCATGCTGCTGGCTAATGGGCCTACGCCTGAGGCGCTTGTGAAAAGTCCGATTATGCGGGCCATGGAGGATGGCGGCATTGCCCGCTTTGAGGAAATTTCCCGCTGTGCGTCGGAGGTGCAGGATGCGCTCATTTCGATCCTTTCCGAGAAGACGATATCGGTGCCCGAGCTTGGAAAAGAGACGAGCGCCCGCAAAGGATTCTCGATTATTGCGACAGCCAATACCCGGGATCGCGGAGTGAATGAAATGTCTGCCGCGCTCAAGCGCCGCTTCAACATCATTGTCCTTCCGGCACCATCGGATCTAGAAACCGAGCTTGAAATCGTGAAAAAAAGGGTCGGCGAAATTGCGGCGTCCTATGAGCTGGAGGCTTCCCTTCCAGCAGACGAGGCGCTGCTCAAGGTGGTTACGATATTCCGCGAGCTGCGCAGCGGCATGACGCTCGACAAGAAAGAGAAGCTGAAATCGCCAGCAGGTGTCATCTCGACTGCGGAAGCGATCTCTCTGCTGACCAACAGCATGGCACTGGCCGCAAGCTTCGGCAGCGGGGAGCTGACAGATAGCGATTTGGCGGCCGGTCTGCAGGGCGCCATTGTCAAGGATGATGATAAGGACAAGCTCGTCTGGAAGGAATATTTGGACAACGTCATGAAGAAGCGGGGAGCGGAGTGGCGGAATTTGTATCAAGCGTGCAAGGAGATGAACGAGTGA
- a CDS encoding DUF5682 family protein yields MNVNADDQVFIFGVRHLSPGGAKQLLEYLNDREPTAVLIEGPSDATGEIKHLTHAATELPAAILAFTEELPVRTVLWPFAVYSPEFQAMKWAKEHGAAAAFIDLPSSVTLALQDALRSKGKEPSAVPEGEEKRSIYSRIAELAGESDYDMYWERSFEHNANPGAYREAILAFSAELRELGEAKERREYPAEHAYNALRESYMRRQIQQTIAAGHDPQRIVVVCGAYHAAALADLTAAVMSDEEAAGLPSRSAKHTLMPYSYYKLSTMSGYGAGNNAPHYFQMMWEAMEGGMLEQLPHRYLASVARLVRSGGTHRSTAEVIEAVRMAESLAALHDGSAPTLRDLHDAAQTLLGHGELSAVAEALARIDVGTAIGRLAEGVSQTPIQDDLNRQLKRLKLEKYKTTIASTLTLDLRENRRVASVEAAFLDLNRSILCHRLLLLGISFVKSQPSGQEGATWAENWLIQWSPEAEIQVVEATLLGETIEVACAYVLREKLLACRSIEEASALIHVSCCCGMTSQMEEGSRVLQTLAADSRDVVQIAAAARGLSMIIGYGDIRKVDTQPLIPLLEQLFHRGSLYLLDGASCNDEAAGGMITAINELNRISQEHSEIIDDKQWVQELLHLSERDDRNPKLSGFACAILMERGAITAEQCASEVSRRLSPGITADLGAGWFEGLSMRNRYSLLSRTSLWEQLNHYINSLQDDEFKRALVFLRRAFSSFSSREMTMIGELLGELWGVSGEQAAEIITGELMEEEIKMLDDLNDFDFEDL; encoded by the coding sequence GTGAATGTAAATGCTGACGATCAGGTGTTTATTTTCGGAGTGCGCCATCTATCTCCTGGCGGGGCGAAGCAGCTGCTTGAGTACCTGAATGATCGTGAGCCGACGGCGGTGCTTATTGAAGGCCCCTCGGATGCGACTGGCGAGATTAAGCACTTGACACATGCCGCTACTGAACTGCCCGCAGCTATATTAGCCTTTACCGAAGAGCTTCCCGTGCGTACGGTGTTATGGCCCTTCGCGGTATATTCGCCGGAGTTTCAGGCGATGAAATGGGCTAAGGAGCATGGCGCGGCTGCGGCATTTATTGACCTTCCTTCTTCCGTGACGCTAGCGCTGCAGGATGCGCTCCGTTCAAAGGGAAAGGAGCCTTCTGCTGTACCCGAAGGGGAGGAGAAACGCTCCATTTACAGCCGGATTGCCGAGCTTGCCGGTGAAAGCGATTATGATATGTATTGGGAGCGCAGCTTTGAGCATAATGCCAATCCCGGCGCATACCGGGAAGCCATTCTCGCTTTTTCGGCGGAGCTGCGAGAGCTTGGCGAGGCGAAGGAGCGGCGCGAGTACCCGGCTGAGCATGCCTATAATGCATTACGGGAGTCTTATATGCGGCGGCAGATCCAGCAAACGATTGCTGCGGGCCATGACCCCCAGCGAATCGTGGTCGTCTGCGGCGCCTATCATGCTGCTGCTCTAGCGGATTTGACAGCGGCGGTGATGAGCGATGAAGAGGCAGCGGGACTGCCATCCCGCAGCGCCAAGCATACGTTAATGCCTTACTCTTATTATAAGCTGTCGACGATGTCGGGTTATGGTGCCGGAAATAATGCGCCCCACTATTTCCAAATGATGTGGGAGGCGATGGAGGGCGGAATGCTGGAGCAGCTTCCACACCGTTATCTCGCCTCGGTTGCCAGACTTGTAAGGAGCGGGGGCACTCACCGCTCTACTGCCGAGGTAATTGAAGCTGTACGAATGGCAGAGTCGCTCGCTGCGCTGCATGACGGCAGCGCGCCTACTTTGCGCGATCTTCATGATGCTGCCCAAACGCTGCTCGGGCATGGAGAGTTATCTGCTGTCGCTGAGGCGCTGGCAAGAATTGACGTGGGAACGGCGATAGGCCGCTTGGCAGAAGGAGTGAGCCAAACTCCTATTCAAGATGATTTGAACCGGCAGCTAAAAAGATTAAAGCTGGAAAAGTACAAGACGACAATCGCCAGCACCCTAACGCTTGATCTCAGAGAAAACCGCAGGGTCGCTTCAGTAGAAGCTGCCTTTTTGGACTTGAACCGTTCCATCTTATGCCACCGATTGCTATTGCTTGGCATATCTTTTGTGAAAAGCCAGCCAAGCGGCCAAGAAGGAGCAACTTGGGCGGAAAATTGGCTCATCCAGTGGTCGCCGGAAGCTGAAATTCAAGTTGTGGAAGCGACGCTGCTCGGGGAAACAATTGAAGTAGCGTGTGCTTACGTGCTTCGTGAGAAGCTTCTTGCCTGCCGCTCTATTGAAGAAGCCTCGGCGCTCATCCATGTTTCCTGCTGCTGTGGAATGACCTCGCAGATGGAGGAGGGCAGCAGAGTGCTGCAGACGCTGGCTGCCGACAGCCGCGATGTCGTGCAAATTGCAGCGGCGGCACGGGGATTATCGATGATTATTGGCTATGGCGATATTCGCAAGGTAGATACACAGCCGCTTATTCCGCTGCTGGAGCAGCTGTTTCACCGCGGCTCCTTATATTTGCTGGATGGTGCGAGCTGCAATGATGAAGCGGCGGGCGGCATGATTACGGCGATAAACGAGCTCAACCGCATTTCGCAGGAGCATAGTGAAATCATTGACGACAAGCAGTGGGTGCAAGAGCTGCTGCATTTATCGGAGCGGGATGACCGCAATCCCAAATTATCCGGCTTCGCCTGTGCTATTTTGATGGAACGGGGTGCGATTACGGCGGAGCAGTGTGCATCGGAAGTGTCCCGGCGTCTTTCCCCAGGCATTACGGCTGATCTTGGTGCAGGCTGGTTTGAAGGGCTATCGATGCGCAATCGCTACAGCCTGCTCTCACGGACAAGCTTGTGGGAACAGCTGAACCATTACATTAATTCGCTGCAGGACGATGAGTTTAAGCGGGCGCTTGTCTTTTTACGGAGAGCGTTCAGCTCCTTCTCTTCAAGGGAGATGACGATGATCGGCGAGCTGCTGGGCGAGCTGTGGGGAGTAAGCGGGGAGCAGGCCGCAGAAATTATTACAGGTGAGCTAATGGAGGAAGAGATAAAAATGCTGGACGATCTGAATGATTTTGACTTTGAGGACCTTTAA